The Chitinophaga pinensis DSM 2588 region TAGAGTCTCAGTGGGAAGGCATTCAGCGGAGACAATGGCGCACGTAATACCGGCAAACCTGTTCTGCGATAATCATTATATGCCTCCATTCCATTTCCGTAACAGGCAATGTATTTCTGGGTCATCACCATATTCATCTTACCGGCTGCATCAGCTGCATCATAGGCTGTCAGCAGTTTATTCACAAAACCACTGATCGTAGCGGCAGACAATGCCACACCACCATTGGCAGCGCCATAAGTACTCACGTTATTGAGATGCGCCGTAATACCATCTGCAAAATTCTGCCGTGCATCATCGCCTGTATTTAATGCCAGCGCGGCTTCTGCACGGATCAGTTTTACCATCGCATTGGTCAGCAAGGGTATTACGCCTGCCCCGGTACCATCAGAAGTAGCGACCACTTTTAATGTTGCGGTAGCGCCCGTATTACCCAGGTAACTGTAGGTATCAGGAATGTTGTTAATAGGCGCATTATCATACAAACCGCCGGCAGGAAAGACGCCAAAAGTAGAACGTCTGTTCAGGTCAGCCGGAGCAGCAGTACCATCTCCGGGATTACGGCCGTAATAACCATTACTGTTAGTAGAGTTATTCAGACCAGCGCTTGCATTCTGGCGATAGATAAAGTAGCGCAAACGGGGATCGTCATTATTGAAAAGCAAATCAATAAATGACTGACACATGTAAAAGTTCTTGCTGGACTGATATTCTGAACGATGCCACGGATGACGGTTGTTAGGGTTTTGCGCAGCACCAAACCTGAGTGTGTAATCAGTCGTATTAGAATTGGTTGTACCGCCTATCAGTGTAGCCGGATTACTGATCAATCCCCGGATAGCAGCTGTTGATCTTGCCGGATCCACCAGTCTTATCTGGTTGTACAGCTTTAGTTTCAGGGAATTGGCCAAACTTATCCAGGATGTTTTCAGTCCGCTATAAATCATATCTGCACTGGAAGGCACCAGCGTAGTCGCTGTTACTTTTCCTGCATCCTGCAGGGCTTCTTCTATCAGCGTCAGTACATTTTCATAGATATCCACACCTTTATCCAGTGGCGGACTCACCGTCTCTTGTCCTTTCTCTGCTTCCGAATAAGGGATATCTCCCCACATATCTACCATCAGACTCACCAGGTAGGCTTTTTCAATTTTTGCAATGCTGACATAGCCCCACTCCTGTTGAGCTGTTCCGCTGGCAATAATGGATTCCAGGTCATTCAGTGTCTGACTGTAGAAACCATCCCAGGGATCATCAAAACTAGTCCCCTGCTGCTGATAACGACTCAGGTCACCAGAAGACACCATGTGTTGCATGAAGGTAGAAGTACCGCTATTGAGTTCGTACATATTAGCAGCCATAGATACTTCTGTGGATGGCAGCAATAAAGACAACTGTGCGGTAGTAGGGTTATTAGGATCGGTGTTGATATCGACAAACTTATTACAGGCGCCTGCGATCAGTGCAATGCCGCTTACCAGTAATGTATATGTTGTATGTTTCAGTTGCATAATGAAGTCAGTTGAGTGATGAATATCCCTTATCAGAAGGAGCACCTTAAATTGACACCAAATCGCTTGGTAGTTGGTACCGACAGGTTATCATATCCCTGTGAGTTACCCACACCCAGTGAACTCACTTCCGGATCGAAGTTGCTGTACTTAGGGAAATTAGGCGCATTGTACCAGAGGTTTCTGCCTGACAATGAAATGCTGGCGGAACCGAATGGTGTATTACCGAGGAAACTTTTCGGGAACTCAAACGCAAGAGAAACTTCACGTAAACGGAATACGGTGGCATCGAAGATAGAGCCTTCATTCAAACCACCAGGTCCCATACCGCCATTGAAGAAATGATCTTCATATGAGATGGCTACATTATTAGGGATCTTCTGACCACGTTCATCTTTCAGTGCAGTCAGCGTGTTAATATCTCCTAATACACCAGGCGATACGATCTGGAATTCGCGTTCTTCGGTATCTCTTGTCACCCCACGGGACAGCATCTGTCCGACGGTGTTGGAATACATCTGTCCACCCTGTTTCCAGTCAAACAATACATTGAGGGTAATACTGCTGAATCTGAAAGTATTCGCTATACCAAGGATAAAATCAGGATTCGGATTACCAATCGCTTTTAACGCACCGGATGCGAGTGGTTTACCAGAACTGGGATCGATCAGTATATTCCCTTCCTCATCACGTGCATAGGCAGTACCCTGTATCAGTCCATAAGGTTGTCCTACAATATGTACACTGCTGGTACCGTTTGTACCCCCATAGCTGAAGCGCTCATATCCACCGAGATCTTTGATCAAATTCCGGTTACGCGTGAAATTGGCATTCACATCCCAGTTGAATCCTTTATCAGTCTTGATAGGTACTGCTGTAAATCCGATCTCAATGCCTTTATTGGTCGCCTCACCCAGGTTAAGTATCTGGGTAGTATAACCGGAAGAAGGAGCAGCTGTCACTTCGAAGATCTGTGACGTACTACGCTTGTTATAGTAGGTAAAGTCGATACCAATACGATTGTCGAAGAATTGTAATTCACCACCCAGTTCCAGTTCTGTAATGAACTCTGGTTTGAGATTACTGTTGGTCAGCAGATTCGATTGTGTAACGATATTATACGTAGCACCATTGGCAGGTGTAAAAGGCAGGCCTACATTGGAAGGTGTGGTACTTCCTCCCAGTATCGCATTGATCTGGTAAAAGTTCGCTGTCTGATAAGGAGAAGCTTCATTACCAACCCGTGTATAACCTGCTCTTACTTTACCAAAGTTGAGGATCTCCTTGTTTAGATGTAATGCCTCCGTAAAGACGAATGAACCATTCACGCCACCATAGAAATAACTGCGGTTGTTGGCAGGCAATGTTGATGATACGTCATTACGACCTACCAGGTTCAAGGAAGCAAAGTTCTTGTAGTCAAAGGTGATATCTGTAAAGAAAGCATAGTAGCGCTGCTTTAACAGGTTCCTGTTGCTAGTGAGTTGTACACCGGTCACGGAACTGGTATTGTTCATATCATGCAGATCTGCTACGATGATATTATCACCATAAAAAGCTTTCCTGTCTGTTAAACGCTGATTCACATTATTACCCAGGATAGCGCGGACGGAGATATCAGGTGTAAGCGCATGGGTTGCTGTTAACAGGAGTGTATTATCCAGTTCCTGTCTGTAAATATTATCACTGGTGATACTGCCGTTTGCATAGGAAGCAGAACCTTTTCCTCTTACGCTGAGTCTCCGGTCTGTATAAGCATTAAAACCAATTGTGTTCTGTACATTCAACCAGGAGAAAGGATCAAAACCTATGATCAGGTTACCATAATAGCGGTCCACGTCACTTTTACTCGGACTGTGTTTCACAGACCAGTAAGGGTTATCCACACCTGTGTAATCATACACATTACTGCCATCTATCGGGTTTTCGAATGGATAATTGGTGAGATCGTAACTGGTCGGAACATACATCAGTGTAGACATGATAGAACCTGTCAGTCCCCCTACCGGCGGTGTTTTCTGACGGGTAGTTACATAGTTGATGGAACCACTGGCATAGAATTTATTTTCAAGGCGGATATTCCCACCGATATTCACGGACGTACGTTTGATTTCATTACCCGGCACTACGCCGCTGTTATCTGTATTTGAAAACCCTGCGTTAAAGTTTCCCTTTTCACTACCGGAAGAAATGGTGATGGCATTCTCATATACACTACCTGTTCTGAAAAAGTTTTTAGCATTCTCTTTAGCATAAGATTTATAAGGTACCTGTATAGGAGTGACGCCATCTGCTTCATAAAACTCAGGGAAGACAGCGGAGGTAAACTGACGGGTAAGCTGATGCGGTATAGTGGAGCGGGTTGGCAACATGCTGCTGACACCTTCATATGGCTGGCCCCAGGAAGCATATACACCTTGTCTGTAGTCATTATTTGTTCCTTGTCCGTAGCGGGTTTGATACTCCGGCAAACCGGCCACATCTTCAATCGCATAAGACGTATTATAAGTTATTTCAGTGCCTTTACGGCTTTTCTTCTTACCGGCTTTTGTGGTAATAATAATCGCGCCATTGGCGGCTCTTGATCCATACAAAGCGGCAGCTGCTGCACCTTTCAGTACGGTCATGCTTTGTATGTTGTTAGGATCGAGATCGAAGGCGCGGTTTGTTACACCCACACCACCGACAGAAGAAGAACCCACATTCGCAAAACTGGAGTTATCAAATGGAACCCCATCTACTACAAAAAGCGGCTGGTTATTACCATTCAGCGAAGAGTTACCACGGATGGTAATATTGGTACCACCACCCGCTACGCCACCCGCTGATTGAATATTTACACCGGCTACTTTACCGGTCAGCGCACGTACAGGATCAGGTTCAGATTTCTGTGCCAGCTTCTCAGCACCAACAGTACTGACAGAATACCCCAGGCTATTCTTCTGACGTGCGATACCGGCGGCCGTTACAACGATATCATGTAATTGCTTTACAGCTGCCTGTAATTTAATCGTGCCTGCCTGCGCAGCACTGATCTCTGTGACATGATAACCGATAGCTGTAATAACAAGCGTAGCACCTTGTTTTACTTTTAAAGTAAATGAACCGTCGCCTCCTGAAGTGA contains the following coding sequences:
- a CDS encoding SusC/RagA family TonB-linked outer membrane protein, which gives rise to MRKNVKTNAFVNKSVIITSLTTVVTFFTGIQNVCAQNILHKKISLQADDMSLKMVLNQIRSKTDVKFVYSSDHIAMDRKVTAVAKEEELGKVLDKVLGRLDIKYVVNEDFIILKEKSEQVNIPSLPVPAADTVIKGKVFSESGDPFPGSTIVEKGTSNGVTSGGDGSFTLKVKQGATLVITAIGYHVTEISAAQAGTIKLQAAVKQLHDIVVTAAGIARQKNSLGYSVSTVGAEKLAQKSEPDPVRALTGKVAGVNIQSAGGVAGGGTNITIRGNSSLNGNNQPLFVVDGVPFDNSSFANVGSSSVGGVGVTNRAFDLDPNNIQSMTVLKGAAAAALYGSRAANGAIIITTKAGKKKSRKGTEITYNTSYAIEDVAGLPEYQTRYGQGTNNDYRQGVYASWGQPYEGVSSMLPTRSTIPHQLTRQFTSAVFPEFYEADGVTPIQVPYKSYAKENAKNFFRTGSVYENAITISSGSEKGNFNAGFSNTDNSGVVPGNEIKRTSVNIGGNIRLENKFYASGSINYVTTRQKTPPVGGLTGSIMSTLMYVPTSYDLTNYPFENPIDGSNVYDYTGVDNPYWSVKHSPSKSDVDRYYGNLIIGFDPFSWLNVQNTIGFNAYTDRRLSVRGKGSASYANGSITSDNIYRQELDNTLLLTATHALTPDISVRAILGNNVNQRLTDRKAFYGDNIIVADLHDMNNTSSVTGVQLTSNRNLLKQRYYAFFTDITFDYKNFASLNLVGRNDVSSTLPANNRSYFYGGVNGSFVFTEALHLNKEILNFGKVRAGYTRVGNEASPYQTANFYQINAILGGSTTPSNVGLPFTPANGATYNIVTQSNLLTNSNLKPEFITELELGGELQFFDNRIGIDFTYYNKRSTSQIFEVTAAPSSGYTTQILNLGEATNKGIEIGFTAVPIKTDKGFNWDVNANFTRNRNLIKDLGGYERFSYGGTNGTSSVHIVGQPYGLIQGTAYARDEEGNILIDPSSGKPLASGALKAIGNPNPDFILGIANTFRFSSITLNVLFDWKQGGQMYSNTVGQMLSRGVTRDTEEREFQIVSPGVLGDINTLTALKDERGQKIPNNVAISYEDHFFNGGMGPGGLNEGSIFDATVFRLREVSLAFEFPKSFLGNTPFGSASISLSGRNLWYNAPNFPKYSNFDPEVSSLGVGNSQGYDNLSVPTTKRFGVNLRCSF
- a CDS encoding SusD/RagB family nutrient-binding outer membrane lipoprotein, whose amino-acid sequence is MQLKHTTYTLLVSGIALIAGACNKFVDINTDPNNPTTAQLSLLLPSTEVSMAANMYELNSGTSTFMQHMVSSGDLSRYQQQGTSFDDPWDGFYSQTLNDLESIIASGTAQQEWGYVSIAKIEKAYLVSLMVDMWGDIPYSEAEKGQETVSPPLDKGVDIYENVLTLIEEALQDAGKVTATTLVPSSADMIYSGLKTSWISLANSLKLKLYNQIRLVDPARSTAAIRGLISNPATLIGGTTNSNTTDYTLRFGAAQNPNNRHPWHRSEYQSSKNFYMCQSFIDLLFNNDDPRLRYFIYRQNASAGLNNSTNSNGYYGRNPGDGTAAPADLNRRSTFGVFPAGGLYDNAPINNIPDTYSYLGNTGATATLKVVATSDGTGAGVIPLLTNAMVKLIRAEAALALNTGDDARQNFADGITAHLNNVSTYGAANGGVALSAATISGFVNKLLTAYDAADAAGKMNMVMTQKYIACYGNGMEAYNDYRRTGLPVLRAPLSPLNAFPLRLYYSQTELSANTSLGENASAMQIAQQTTPVFWDK